The window ACAGCAGCAGCAGTCTCTTTCTGTGACAAACTTGATTCGTTCGtcattgttatttttatttgttgttattCAAAACCTTGCAACGTGTCAGAATAATAGAGAACACTATATTAATTATTGGGAATGTCTCCTTCCACCAGAGCCACCCTCTCTCTGGCAATTAAAATAAACCGCAGCCACAGGAGATCCAAGATTATAGTCCTGTGAGAAGTTTCTACAACTGAAATTATGACGGTAAGCTGGTGCAAACACCGTTTGTCTTCCTAATTGCCGATATAATATGAATACAAATCTATGTATTCCTGTTAACGGTCTTGGACTCTCGTAGAACATTATTTCTTGACCAAAACCCGCCCCCGTCGTTGCTGGAATATCTGTCACCAACCTATAAAACCATATACTTTATCAGacattaatataagatctataatTGGACTTT of the Euphorbia lathyris chromosome 7, ddEupLath1.1, whole genome shotgun sequence genome contains:
- the LOC136234814 gene encoding protein RICE FLOWERINGUS T 1-like; amino-acid sequence: MSRNRNNPEPLVVGRVIGDILDPFTASIPLIVNYNKEVNNSCELKPSQVSNRPRVDIGGDDLRTFYTLVMVDPDAPNPSNPHLREYLHWLVTDIPATTGAGFGQEIMFYESPRPLTGIHRFVFILYRQLGRQTVFAPAYRHNFSCRNFSQDYNLGSPVAAVYFNCQREGGSGGRRHSQ